The DNA region TGTGGGTTCATCAGCAGTGCGACGAAGCCGTGGCGCTGGCGAAGAGCGGGCGCGTCGCGCAGGCGCGCGGCTTGCTGCAGAACGCGGAGCCCATCGCGGGCACGAATGCCGAACTCATCGGCGCGATCGCGTCGGCCTATGTGAATACGGGCGATACGCCGCGTGCGCTGATGATGGTGCGCAGCGCCGTGGCGCGTTCGCCGAACGATCCAGGGCTGCTGCTCACCGACGCGGGCATTCTGCTGAACGCGGGCCAGGACATCGAACTGGGCGAGGTGATGCGGCGGCTCGCGTCGATGCAATTGACAGGGCAGCAGCGCAGCGACTTCGAGAAGATCAACGTGGCGATCGTCGTGCGGCGCACGGACGCGCTGCGTCAGGCGAACGACCTGGCGAGCGCGTATGACGTGCTGTCGCCATGGCTTGCCGCGCGGCCGAACGATCCGGACATTCTGGCGGCGCTCGCGCGTCTGTACACCGCGAACAACGACAACGCGAATGCCCTCGCGACCTATCGCCTGGCGCTCGCCCAGAATCCGACCGACATGGGCTTGCTGCTGAACGCGGCGGGCGCGGCGACGCAGATTCGCAAGTTCGATTTCGCCGAATCGACGTTGCAGCGGGCGTTGCGCATCGCGCCGAACAATCCGGATGCGCTCGCTGCGATGGGCCGCATGTATCGTGCGCAGGGCAGGAACAGCCTGGCCGCGCAGTATTTCCAGCGTGCGCTGATTGCGCAGAACGCGCCGCTCGCGCGTCCCGGCGCGACGGCCGCGGGCGCCAATGGACAGCCCGTGCCGAGCGGCTGGGATGTGCCGTTGCGCCCGAGAGGGCCGATTCCGTTGCCTGGCACGAATCCTTTTGCGAACCGGGCGTCGGCGGATACGTCGAACAGTGTGCCGTTTCCCGCGCAGAATACCGGTCTCACGACCCAACCGTCTCCGATGTCAGCCATGCCTGCCTACATTCCGCCGACGCAGCCGGTCACCGCGCCTTATGCGCCGTACGTCGCGCCGCAGCCGCAGCCGGCCTCGCAGATCAACTCGCTGGAGACGCTCGCGCCGCAAGCTGCGGCGACGGGCAGCCCGACACCCGGCGCGGACGGCTACGGCCCCGATCAATACGGCTCGTCGCAGTCGGGCGGTGGGCTCGCGCCGGGCCAGGCGTATCCGGCGCAAGGCTATGCACAGCCTTATCAGCAGCCTTATCAGCAGCCGTATCCGCAGGGTTATCAGCAGCCGGCGCCCGCGCAGCAGTATCAGCAGCCGGCGTATGCCCAGCCTAACGACGCGTACGCAAGCACGCCGTGGCCGATGTCGCCGCAGGCGCAGGCCGCCGCTCAGGCCCAGGCGACCCAAGGAATGAACGCGCAGCCGGCGTCGAAGAAGCGCACGACGAAGAATGCGCGTGCGACGAACGGCAATGCGGCGTATGCGCAGCAGCAGGGCGGGTATGTGTCGGGCGGCGCTCCGCAACAGGGTTATGCGCAGCCGTATCCACAACAGCAGGCTTATCAGCAGCAGCCGTATCCACAACAGCCGTATCCCCAGCAGCGCACGTACGCCCAGCAGCCGTACCCGCAGCAGCAGTCGTATCAGCAGCCTTACCAGCCGCAACCGCCGCAGCAGGCATATGCGCAGCAGGCCTACACGAATCAGGGCTACGGTCTTGTGCCGTACGTCCCGCAGCCGCCCGCGCCTTATCCGATGCGTAACACGCAGATGCAAGACGAGCAGACCCGGCAATATCCGCAGCCGGCGCAACTGCAGCCGTTGACCGTCGAGGAAGAACTCGCGCAGATCAACCGCGAGCAGACCAGCACGGTGAGCGGCGGCATCCAGTTCCGCAATCGCGACGGCGAAAACGGCCTGTCGAATCTGACCGATATCGAAGCGCCGCTGCAAGGCCGCATCCGCGCGGGCGACGGCCACGTGACCATCGAGGTCACGCCCGTCACGCTCGATGCGGGGACGCCGGCCAACAGCGTGAACACGCTGGCGCGTTTCGGTTCGGCCCAGGCGTTCGGCACCAGCACGGTGCTGCCCGGCTCGCAGACGGCGAGCGGCGTGGGTGCGGACGTCGGCTATGAGTGGCGCGGTCTGAAGGCAGATATCGGGGCGACGCCGTGGGGTTTCCGCGAGCAGAACATCGTGGGCGGACTGCAGTATCGCGGCAACATCACCGACAAGGTGTCGTACAAGCTGACGGGCGCGCGCCGCGCGGTCACCGACAGTCTCGTGTCCTACGCGGGCGCGCACGATACGGCGATGGACCTCGACTGGGGCGGCGTCACGTCGAACGGACTGCGTGGCGATCTCGGCTGGGACGACGGCACGAACGGCCTTTACGCGAATGCGTCGTGGGACTATCTGACGGGCCGGAATGTCGCGTCGAACAATTCGGTGAAAGGCGGGGGCGGTGTTTATACGCGGCTCGTGAAAGACGCGGACCAGACGTTGACGGTCGGCGTCAATGCGACGCTGATGCACTATGACAAGAACCTGTCGTACTTCACGTTCGGCCAGGGCGGGTATTTCAGCCCGCAGCAATATGCGATTCTGAATCTGCCGATCGAATACACCGGTCGAAACGGGCCGTTCACCTACGATCTGAAAGCGTCGATCGGCGTGCAGCATTATCGTCAGGATGCGTCCGACTACTTCCCGACCAACAGTACCTATCAGCGCGCGGCAGCCAACGCCGCCAAGGTGGCGAACGCGGCAGCGGGCTCGACGGTCGTCGATCCGGACGCCGTCTATCCCGGCCAGAGCAAGACGGGCGTGTCCTACTCGATCGATGCCGTCGGCGAGTACCAGCTCGCGCCGCAACTCGCGGTGGGCGCGGCGGCTTCGTTCGGCAACGCCTATCAGTACCGCGAGTTCGTCGCGGCCGTCTATGTGCGATATGCATTCACGAAGCAGACGGGCCTGAGCATGTTCCCGCCGTCGCCCGTACGGTCGTCGTACCTTCCTGTGAACGACTGAGCGCGTTCTCCGAAGACGCAACGCGGTGAGCCGTGTTGCGTCTCTCCACTCCTTACCGCAAGCATGCCTGCAGCCGTCCGCGATTGTCGCCGACAGCTGCAGGCACTTCGCACGCACGTTTTTTTACCTCCCACTACAATCGACCGACCCGATCCCTGAATGTGCATGCGTAACAGATCGACGCAGCGCGTATGCGCTCGCCGGACGCGCGTGATTAGCGCGCCACGTCTAACAAAGTGCGGTTGTCGAGCGGATTTTGTTGGGCGTCGCGGATAAACAAAAACCCCCCACTTACGGATACGCTCATGGCAACGCTGAACATCAACGGCCAGTCTCATACCATCGACGCGCCGCCCGACATGCCCGTGCTCTGGGCGCTGCGCGATATCGTCGGTCTCACGGGAACGAAGTTCGGCTGCGGCATCGCGCAATGCGGCGCCTGCACCGTGCATCTGGATGGCGTTGCCGTGCGCTCGTGCGTGCTGCCCATCGCAGCTGTCGGCGACAAGAAGATCACGACCATCGAAGCCGTCGGCGACACGCCCGCGGGCAAGAAAGTGCAGGCGGCGTGGCGGCATCTCGACGTCGTGCAATGCGGCTATTGTCAGTCCGGGCAGGTGATGCAGGCGGCGTCGCTGCTCGCGCAGAACCCGAACCCGAGCGATGCCGATATCGACGCGGCGATGGCAGGCAACATTTGCCGCTGCGGCACGTACAACCGCATTCGCGCTGCTGTGAAGCAGGCAGCGAAGGAGGCGTGACATGTCGCAGGGACTGCTCGATGCACAAAACGGCAAGCCGCGCGACGACGATGCTGCGCGAGTCACACGCCGTACGTTTCTGAAATTCAGCGCGAGTGTCGCCGCGACGGCGGGCGGCGGCCTGATGCTGGGCTTCAGCATGCCTGCTCAAAGCCAGGGCGATGTGCGCAAGTCCGTGATCGGCGGCGATGGTGTCGAGACGCCGCAAAGCGGCGTGCTGGCGCCGAACGCTTTCGTGCAGATCGACACGGCGGGCAAGGTCACGCTGATCATCCCGAAGGTCGAGATGGGGCAAGGCGTGTACACGTCGATTCCGATGCTGATTGCGGAAGAGCTCGAAGTGCCGCTAGACAGCGTAACGATCGACCATGCGCCGCC from Paraburkholderia caribensis includes:
- a CDS encoding cellulose synthase subunit BcsC-related outer membrane protein; translation: MPIRQRALVIGVALTLGAGAAASAFAQAQTNDPMNVLIDQGKYWQSHKRGDLAEQAWLKVLRIDPKQADALYGMGIVMADRKDGAGAQQYLARLRQAAPNYPDIDELARRLGQSSPTDQAVNDARRLAQAGQQASAAQAYRQALGTKPTNPQLALEYYQTLGSSPQGWEEARRGLEQLAREHPDDPRFALAYAQHLTYREANRREGIGQLAQLSKDSVVGAQAKAAWRQALLWLGVRASDAPLFQAYLSTVPDDAAVKARADSIAEQDRRASERAQQNAGADARGRTIAEGFTALDRGDLVTAKARFTSVLAGAPNDGDALGGMGVALLKQEQFAQARDYLLRASQAGGAARWREALNSATYWMYTSEGLGEQSNGNLAQAKASFEKAIAVSPGDVTAQTALGDLLMQSGDPRGAEAAFRMALRRQADNPDAIRGLVGALAAQGRGDEALSFANQLTDEQRKKVGGADRLRGEAQAAQARAAEARGDLGNARSLFEDALLSNPDDPWLRLDLARIYAKQGAYANAKSIMDGLIALHPDMPDAFYASALLAADMQDWRYGLSQLERIPLNKRTDAMAVLQHRLWVHQQCDEAVALAKSGRVAQARGLLQNAEPIAGTNAELIGAIASAYVNTGDTPRALMMVRSAVARSPNDPGLLLTDAGILLNAGQDIELGEVMRRLASMQLTGQQRSDFEKINVAIVVRRTDALRQANDLASAYDVLSPWLAARPNDPDILAALARLYTANNDNANALATYRLALAQNPTDMGLLLNAAGAATQIRKFDFAESTLQRALRIAPNNPDALAAMGRMYRAQGRNSLAAQYFQRALIAQNAPLARPGATAAGANGQPVPSGWDVPLRPRGPIPLPGTNPFANRASADTSNSVPFPAQNTGLTTQPSPMSAMPAYIPPTQPVTAPYAPYVAPQPQPASQINSLETLAPQAAATGSPTPGADGYGPDQYGSSQSGGGLAPGQAYPAQGYAQPYQQPYQQPYPQGYQQPAPAQQYQQPAYAQPNDAYASTPWPMSPQAQAAAQAQATQGMNAQPASKKRTTKNARATNGNAAYAQQQGGYVSGGAPQQGYAQPYPQQQAYQQQPYPQQPYPQQRTYAQQPYPQQQSYQQPYQPQPPQQAYAQQAYTNQGYGLVPYVPQPPAPYPMRNTQMQDEQTRQYPQPAQLQPLTVEEELAQINREQTSTVSGGIQFRNRDGENGLSNLTDIEAPLQGRIRAGDGHVTIEVTPVTLDAGTPANSVNTLARFGSAQAFGTSTVLPGSQTASGVGADVGYEWRGLKADIGATPWGFREQNIVGGLQYRGNITDKVSYKLTGARRAVTDSLVSYAGAHDTAMDLDWGGVTSNGLRGDLGWDDGTNGLYANASWDYLTGRNVASNNSVKGGGGVYTRLVKDADQTLTVGVNATLMHYDKNLSYFTFGQGGYFSPQQYAILNLPIEYTGRNGPFTYDLKASIGVQHYRQDASDYFPTNSTYQRAAANAAKVANAAAGSTVVDPDAVYPGQSKTGVSYSIDAVGEYQLAPQLAVGAAASFGNAYQYREFVAAVYVRYAFTKQTGLSMFPPSPVRSSYLPVND
- a CDS encoding (2Fe-2S)-binding protein, coding for MATLNINGQSHTIDAPPDMPVLWALRDIVGLTGTKFGCGIAQCGACTVHLDGVAVRSCVLPIAAVGDKKITTIEAVGDTPAGKKVQAAWRHLDVVQCGYCQSGQVMQAASLLAQNPNPSDADIDAAMAGNICRCGTYNRIRAAVKQAAKEA